From the Planctomycetaceae bacterium genome, the window TCTCCAACCATCGAACCTCATATTACAGGTCTTGTTTGCAGACGGACTTGAACCCAAAAGAGAGTACCACCGTGGGAGAGAGGCGGCAAGCGTATCTGCAAGTAGTGTCGTAGTAGGAACGTGGGCCTTACGCACGCAGTCTCGCCGCGTCCATAGGACGCTTGACACCGGCAGATAATGGCAGCATGTTCATCGGGTCCATCAATCGGTACATGCGGGCCGTGCTGGAGACGGCGGCGCAGCAGTGGCGCGGGCTGCCAGTATACGTCGCGTGCAGCGGCAACTTCACCGTCGAGCGCATCCTCGCGCGCTGCGGCGTCGGGGCGATCCACTCTAACGATGTGTCGATCTACTCCTGCGCCCTGGGCTGGCACCTGGCCGGCAGTGAGCAGGCATACAAGGTCAAGAATCAGGATTTCGCCTGGCTGGGAGAGTATCTGGCGCCGGGGCCGGCGACCATCGCCACGCTGCTGCTAACGGGGGAGATGCTCAAGGTCGGCAAGGATAACGCGTATGCCCAGCGGATGCGGGAGCAGTACCGGCGCCGCTGGCCGGAGCTTCATGCCACGACCGTCGAGCGGGTGACGAAGGCCCTGGCCGGGCTGCCCCTGGCGTCGTACTTCGCCGGCGACTGCCGGGAGTTTCTGGCAGCCGCAGATCGCGATGCAGTTTGCATCAGCTTTCCGCCCACGTACAAGGGCGGGTACGAGCGGCTGTTCAAAAAGCTCGACAGCGTCTTCGAGTGGTCCAAGCCCAGCTACCAGGTCTTCAGCCCCGAAGATTTCGAGCAGTTCAGCCAGAGCGTCCGCAGCTTCAAGCACTGGATGATCTCCAGCGACTCTGAGCAGCCCGCCCTGGCCGGCCAGCACGTCGCCACGGTCCAGACTTCCCTGCGTAGTAAGCCGGTGTTCATGTACTGCGATTCCGCTCCTGCGCGCTACGCGGCCGCCCGTCAGCAGATCGGCCAGAACCCCTGGGCACCGCGGACCGACGAAGTGGTCGAGCCTATCCAGGTGGTGCAGATCGATGCCAAGACCATGAACGCCATCCGCAGCCTGTACCTCTCCCAGAGCATCATCGTCTGTGACGCCCCGCGCAACTATGCGGTGCTGTCGGACGGCAGGCTGCTGGGGGCATTCTCGTTTGCTCTGCCGCGGGGTCCGCTGCCGTGCGATCTGTATCTGCTGTCGGATTTTGCCGTGCGGCCCACGCCGCACAAGCGGCTGAGCAAGCTGATCCTGGCCTGTGCCGTCAGCAGCGAGGTCCGGGCCGATCTGGAGCAGTGGCTCTGCGGCCGCATCCGCACCATCGGCACCACGGCATTTACGCAACGGGCGGTCTCCATGAAATACCGTGGACTGTTCGAGGTCCATAATCGCAGCGAAGGGAAGGTCAATTACCTGGGCGCCGCCGGAAGGTGGTCCTTGCAGGAGGGTTTTGCATGGTGGAAAGCCAATCACAGCCAGTCGATAAGCACAGCGCCAGCTCCGCAGTAAACGAGAAGCTGTCCGGCTCCAGCCTGCGCGTGGCGATGGTGCCCATCGCCGCCTGCGATCTGCTGGAAAAGAACGCCCGCTTCATGCGGGTCGAGCAGTACAAGCGGCTGGTGGAGAACATCCGCCGCGACGGCTGTTTGACCAGCGTGCCCTTCGCGATCCGCCGCGGGGAGCGCTACGCCATCCTCTCGGGCAACCACCGCGTCAAGGCCGCCCACGAAGCCGGGCTGGCGGAGATCATGGTGCTCTACACGGATCGGGAACTCACGCGCGCCCAGCAAGTGGCCATTCAGCTTTCGCACAACGCCATCGCCGGCCAGGATGATCTGGCAATCCTGCGTGAGCTGTACGACGAGATTAACGATGTGGCGCTGATGGAATACTCGGGCCTCGACGACGTGGTCCTGGACCGGCTGAACCCGCCCAGCCTGGACCCGCTGTCAGAGAAGGGCCTGGAGTACCGGATCGTCTCGATTGCATTCCTGCCCGAGGAGGTCGAGCGAGCCGAGAGACTCTTCGCCAAGGTGCTGGAGCAAGCCACCGGCGACGTCACCTGGATCAACCGCTATGCAGATTATGACCGGATGCTGGATGCCCTCACCGCCGCCAAGGAACAGGCTGGGATCAAGAACACCGCGACGGCATTCGGGCTGCTGCTAGATCTGGCGGACAAGCACCTGCAGGACATTCCGTTCGGCACAGGAGAAGGTCAAGCCTTAGATGAAGGTGTCGTAGGCGCAGTTGACGTCGATCTCATGCTCCCCTCCAAGACTGTCGCGTAAGACGAATTGGATCGGGCGCTCTTTATGTGAGCACTTACCAGAGATCAATGGTGTCGGAATGACGATTGTGGTGCTGCCACCGTGCCCTTCTAACGTGACTGGTAACTGCTTAAGCAACGAAATGCATTGCTTGGATCCATTATCAGCCTTTACGAAAAGATCCTGCAGAGTCAAAGGCTGGGCCCCTTCCTTCGCGCAGACAAGGTTGACAGATTCCAGAAACAAACCGCGATCCGTCTTCTGGCGGGTCTTACGAATTGTTATTTTCAGACCTCCCTTTTCCATTGTTTGTTGATCGCGCTGTATCTGTCGATGGAACTCCATAAACTTGTCAAGTTGGTTCACCTCAAATGCTTCCTGACGATCCTGCAACTGCCTCTCGAACTCTTGCTGGGCTGCAAGTTGTTGCTGCCGGAAGACATTCTGCCTTCTGTCCTGCTTATACACTTTGCACAAAGCCCATGCTGCCACTACAGCCGAGACAACAGTAGCACCCGCGCGAACATTCTCTGCCAACGACCATTCAGCGAGCATGGCGGCCTCCCAGCAATTCCGATCAGATCCCAAGCTTGACAAGCCAAGACAATAAACAGCATGAGCTTTTCGCACCAACGAGACTCATCAGCTTACCATATGGCCAAGGACCGCGCCAAGGCGCGCTCGGCGGCGATCACACTGGCTGGGCAGGATATTGCCCCGATCCCGTCCCCCAAAGATGCCCGGCGCCGGGCGCGAGCGGATCGGGACTTCAAGTTCTTCTGCGAGACGTACTTTCCACACATCTTCACGTTGGCGTGGAGCCAGGACCACCTGCGCGTGATCGGTAAGATCGAGCGCGTGGTGCGATATCGTGAGACGCTGGCCGTGGCCATGCCTCGCGGTAGCGGCAAAACTTCCCTATGCCTGGTGGCAGTGATTTGGGCGATCCTCTCGGGCCAGCACGAGTTCGTATACCTAATCGCCAGCGCCCAGGAGGCAGCACTGTCGATGCTGGCCAATATCAAGAGCCACCTGGTAGGCAACGA encodes:
- a CDS encoding ParB N-terminal domain-containing protein encodes the protein MVESQSQPVDKHSASSAVNEKLSGSSLRVAMVPIAACDLLEKNARFMRVEQYKRLVENIRRDGCLTSVPFAIRRGERYAILSGNHRVKAAHEAGLAEIMVLYTDRELTRAQQVAIQLSHNAIAGQDDLAILRELYDEINDVALMEYSGLDDVVLDRLNPPSLDPLSEKGLEYRIVSIAFLPEEVERAERLFAKVLEQATGDVTWINRYADYDRMLDALTAAKEQAGIKNTATAFGLLLDLADKHLQDIPFGTGEGQALDEGVVGAVDVDLMLPSKTVA